In Epinephelus fuscoguttatus linkage group LG6, E.fuscoguttatus.final_Chr_v1, the DNA window TCAGCATTGCCTCCAGCATCATAATAGCTCTCAGCCTGCTCAGATCCGTACTGTAGAGCAGTGGTATCAGTTGTAAACTCAGCATAGACATCTGTGGTGTTTTGCTGGCTGTTGGGTTTAGTAGCTACACAGGCTGTGTGGGCGCTCTGGTGTTCAGTTCTTTGGTCAATGTGGTGGTAGTTGTAGCCATGTTGGGTTTGATCCTGAGTTAGATTCTCACTTCCTGTCCACTGGTATGCAGCGTTCTCGCTGGTTGGCTGGGAGGAAAACTGTGATGTCACATCTTGGTGTCTTCTTTTAGGGGAATAGAGGGTTGGGGATCACAGCGGAGAGAAGGGGAAATTTAGAAAGAATtgtaaatacaaatatttgCAGTGAGCCTCATTCATTTGCCTCTGGTATTTTGTATGGTCTATGTATCCTTGAAATACTAAAATTTTGGGTGGTTTACTTAAAGCAGCATATCAATCACACATTCAAACTGTCCAGTATGCTATCGTTAGGACAGCTTAGTGGCTTTCATTGTGACATTTCTGTTCTTCAGCTTGTTCAATAGACTGATGAAGTTTAAATAACAGAGTGACGCCTATGAGCTAGTTTAGACAGTCAACTcgagctgcactgattcatacacacacaacatacattACCATATATCATCTACAAAACACACCCTCCCAATTTGGCGGTCAATTTAAGCTGCAAAATCTTCCCAGCTCTCTCTTTGCCTTGTCAGTGCTGCTGCTTCTCTGCATCGTTACTGCTACTTGCTCTTTTAgtcccacctccaccccagcatccACTCGCAGGCTCAGCTAAAGGGGGAAAATGCTTAATAATCACTCCTCAATATCTCATGTAATATATCTGTGGTTAACGATGAGGCTGGAGTCTAGATGCCAAACTCTCACAATGTTCCgctgttgaaataaacattcaaAACATAAGTTGTCTGACTCAATGAATCTTATGTACATGGTAAAGGTGACGACTAGTAGCACTATATAGCAATTTAAGATTATACTATCGCGACGTTTATGGGTGTGTACACCTACAGTGCTCAAGTGAGGTTGGCAggcatcaaagagacacagccCTGAAACCCCCCCCGCAAATATAGCCAGGTGGTACGActaatgagagtgaatctggagctggtttttactttaacttttGCCGGAGCGCATGTTCACAAACCGTAattgacaatcctgcatagtatacctttaacaatGCAGGTTTTAAAGGTTACACACAAATTGTTTGGAGAAGAAAATGCATTCACCATGTTTATCAAGCCTTAAGGCCACACACGATGTGTTTAGGTGAGTTACACTGAATGTAAACTTTTCACAAGAACACTCCAAAGGATACCTAaaaccagtggttccaaactggtgggacgcggtccaaaagtgggtcgcgggCTGTTATATTGAAGTActgtttcttgctgtagagtgagtgactaatgaaCAGCTGctcaacagagacagcaaactagcttgagacatggccaaatgcaagtatgacgctgaatgtattaaactctgtggaccttgaactaatgactaaggagaaatctggactctgtggctggaccagatgGGAACAACTGTTTTAAACAATGTTTAAAGCTacaaaaaacagaatgaaataagATTCTGCTGCCCAACTCAAAATCAAAGTCCTCTGTAATAACAGACATGGTAGTAAACAGACTGCTTCACATACAGTATTTctaaaacaataacacaaaactaAACAACACATAGGTACGTTGTGTACTCTTTGCTAATGTAAAGTTGAAGGTGCATGGCCAAACTTTTAATGTCTGCTACACACTGGGTATTACctatgcatgtacacacacacacacacacacacacacacacacacacacacacacacacaggctttcaCGCATACACTCACACCCACACCTTGCAAGAGAGCTAGGGGAGCTGTTTCCATTAGCTGTGGTGGGGCTCCAGCTGTAATGAGGCAGGTAATGCATATTTAATGAGGCGTAAACAgatttataaacacacacacacagagctgcagatcAAAGCTTGCTGCCAAACACATGAAATACACCCACATACACAGTTTGTTTCTTACTCGCATACACATAAATATGGACACATAATCTCTTTCTGTCATACTACTAATATTCTTTCTGTTAGTCTGTCActtacctacacacacacacacacacacacacacacacacacacacacacacacacacagagatcaaACTCAGGAGGGCCTTCTAGCTCAATTTCGACAGTCTGTTCAGTGATGCCTTTATTCCTCTGAAATACAGACCATTGAGGAAGCTGTGGAAATTCAAAACCTAAGGGAGAACTGACGAAGGGGAGGGGTGGTTGGTAGTCCtaaatgtgtatgtatgtgtgtatgtgtgtgtgtgtatgcgtgcagGATAGATGTGTGTGCCAGCCCAGtgaccagaagaaaatgctggctTTGTACGTTCCTGCAAACCAgtgatacattacatttgcacatttcataagtatcatatcaacatttctaaagtgatgtagttctgATTGAACGCATAAGAATTAACTTTGTCATGAGAAGGTAGAGGGGATGGAcaacctgttgtttttttagcgagacatGAGCAGCATTTTCAAGGgcaactgtgccaccaaaactggcaGTTTTTATCGAGATAAAAaggtattttaagtcaaaatatgatcttttgaACGTTAggcaagtgttttttgtgcctaaaaacaaacacacattaaccacagtggcACTGAAATCCTTTCAAGTCTTTATGATgaaagttttaacatatccactacataataatggAGAAATGatacctgtggtttgcagaaacatacagtgccaacatttattatggTGATTTGGTTGCGAGTGCTCAGGCATCTTTGTTCACTGCAAATAAAAAATCTGCCATGAGCAAAAgcagaaatgctgaaaaaatactttacattttttacatgtAGCCCGTTAGCACAAACAAAATGACCTTTTCTTATACTGTGTTTGCATGAAAGTAGAAATCTGAGAAACGCATAACTGAAAACCCTGGAAAATCAAATCATAACCACCTGCATGGCTGGATATACACTAGATATAAATGACATATGTGTTTTCTGCAGTTTGTGTTAATCAACCATTcaatattatcatttttatgcaTGTATCTCATTTTTATTGAACTGTACTGACTTTTGAATAACTGTAATTGTGACAGAAGTAGATGGCACAGAGCTTAAGACATAAGGATATTATTTGATGTGCGTTGCTTACCTTAAAACAGGTGAATAACTTTCTTGAGAAGACTTATGGTCTCCAATGTGTTGCTCAGTTGACCATCTATCATGATCACCAGTCCTTAGAGGCTGTCCATTATAGTAATCCATTGTATTATGTAGGAATGTGTCTCTCTTTGGCTCAAGTGTTTGTGAATCTGTTTGTTGAAATGAAGACCCTCCAATCAGCTCCTCAGTGAAACTCAGCAGATCAGAAGTTCCTGCCTGTTGTCTTTCTTCCCTCCCACGCTGCACTTCCAAAGCCCATTTAGGCAGGTTAGTGCTCTCTAAATCGATCCCCTCCTCATGCTCCTCCTCATCATTCTCCTCTTCCATCAAATCTCCAGAAAATGGTAATCCAAGTCCTCTGTCAGTGGGAATACCAGATTCACTTAATGGGGTGCCAACTAAAGAGCTGGTGTGGGAGACCGAACTGTTGGTGAGTACAGGTGATTGTGGTTCAGATGTGGTTTGAGGTGCATCCTGTCTCGCTAACTGACCTCCCCAAACTTGAAAGTCGCTCAAAGAAGTAGGGCACGGTGGAGGTGCAGAGGGTGACTGCCCACCCTCATCTGAATCTTCCATTGAGATCTGTGAATGGACATACACTTCCTCTCTGGTTTTCAGAAAGTGATCTGATGGATATCTTAATGATGGAGACACACTTCTGGCCACAGTGCTTGATTTATCCTCATAGTTTCCTTCTTCTACCTGTGTTTGACTGTAATCTGTTGGTCTGGAATCTGATTGACTGGGACTGAGTATTTCTGGCACCATGTGATGCTCAGTGGCATTATCAGGACTTGCTTGGTAATGAGCTTGACTTTGCTCTGTAACTTTGCCAAGTATACTGTCAGTACCTCTGATCTCTTGATTTGGTCTTCTTTGTTCCTCCTGGTGTTCCCTCTTTGCAGCTTGGGCCTGGGTTTGCAGTACCGTTGCAGCATAGGAAAGCATGCTAAATGTCTCCATAGACTTTCTTGTACCTTTTGATTGCCTGTCGACCCTTTTAGGCCTATCGTGCCACTCTCTCTCAGCTTCTTTTACAGTGCCCGACACAATGATGTAATCCATTTCTAGACCTGATGAAGAATCTCCGTCAGAATTGGACCTGAGTTCATCGCGACTACCTGGGTGAAGGCTGTCAGGGCTATACTTTAGTGTGTCTCTTTCCCCCCCAGAGCTGGAGCTTAAAGACAtggtttctgttgttttacCCACCACATTTCCAATGGTCTCACTATCAGGACCACCTTGGTTTTCAGCAGCAGGCCCATCTTCATTTTGGACCATTGTGAATGAGAGACCATGCTTCTTGGAAACAAGACTGTCCCACTCAACGAGGCTTGGGGATAGTGACTGGTCAGCCTGGATCTGAGTCTCAGCAGCTTCTCCTGGACTGACTGCGGTCTGACTGACAGTGGAGCAGTCCACCAGAACAAATGGGGAATGAACACTGGGTTGCTCTATCCATTCAGCCCCCTCTGATCCCTCTCTGCTTTTGTTGTCATACTGACTCTCAACTGAACTCACCCCACTACCAATCAAGTGACCCAACTCACTAGTTCCCTCAAATGAGAAGACCTGGTTGGTGGGCTGTTCTTTGTCAGAAATTACTGCTCTGTATTCAGTGCTTCCTGGAGGATCAGCCTGCTCATCTACCTGAATAGGTTTTGTCAAAGCAACAAAAGGGCTAGACTGCTCCTCCAGTTGTATCATGTCCACAATAGGGCTAGCATAGGTGTCAGGGGAGGATGTCAGGCTCCAAGTACCAGCTCCTACATTGTCATATTCTGAAGTAGAAGTGACCATGCCAGGGACAGGTAGGTCCCACATGTCAGTGCCTTGGTTGAAGGAAGTCTCATCTTTTGAATGTTCGGATGGCAAGTTCTGAAAGACAGAGCTCTGAAAACTCTGGGTCTCATCATCACCTGTTTCTTCATCCTGTGTTTTACCTTCTGCCGTCTCTATGACTATTTTCACATTGTGCTCATAACCTCTCCACCCCACTTCCTCAGGTGTCTGACTAAATGCTTTATTTAGaccttcctcctcttctacAGATTTTTCTCCTTCTACCTGTTTGCTTGCATTTGTCTCGGGAGAATCACCGGCATCCAATGATCCCATGTGACTAAGGTTCTTTCCATTTTCAGGTCCTTCGGGGCTTGTTATTGTGGAAGAGCTGTCTTCCTGAATGGTGGTGTTCCACATCGCCATTCCACCATCAGAGAATCCTCCTGGACTTTCCACAGATGCACCAGCCTCAACAGTGGGATTCACCCCACAGAAAGAACCTGAGTTTCCAGACAAGTTGTCAGGGGTCGTAAGGGGTGATAGACTGTCATCTCGGATTGTCATATTCCACATATCTAGTGATTCAGGATAAGACGTGGTGGTCCCACTATCTGATTTGAGAAGTCCCTTCTGAGCTGTGTATGTCCAGAAGTCTAGCGGCTCAATCTGTTTGTCTCCTTTTTTCCCTTGTACCACTTCGTCTTCTTCTTTAGATGTGTCTGGTGTTAAAGTGTTTAGGGTTGCTTTCTTTTTCAACAATGaggatgttttttctttcactccAATGACACCAGCCCTGCATTTTCCAGTTACTTCCTCCTCCGGTGGCGTCAATTGCAGATAATCCAAACTAACAGGGTTCCAATGATCCTTAAGTACAACATCTGGGTTCCAGGTGTCATATGACTCAGTCTGCTCAGTGATCAGACTAAGCTGGGGTTCAAGGCTCCTCCCCTTCTGGTGGGCATTCTCTGACTTTAAGATCTCTTCTTTACTTTCTTGTTCTGTCGTATCATCAACTGACTCTTTCCCTGTAACTTCCTCCACAATATTCAGCGGGCTCTCAGATACCTTGGTCCTATTATCAGTAATATCACCTGAGGACAATGCTCCTTGTGTGTCAAAGCCAAGTTCATCCCAGGTCTCTGACAATGACGATGACACACTGTCCTTGTGCTGCAGACCATTGATCCTTTCAACCACATCTTCTGGGAAGAACCTGACCCCACAACTGCTGGGTGGGCGGCTACCTACCACGCTGTTGACTGGGGTTGGAGGAACCACAGTGTCACTCATGTCATTCCCATGGATTTGACCATGGTGGTCAATTGAAGAATTTCTACTGTCAAGCCCACCCAATGAATTTGGAGCAGAAAAATCAAGCAAGCTCAGCTCTTCAAGCTCTGATAAGCTAGAGCTCCCTGCTCTTCtttctccttcatctcctcTTACATCAGAATTTGCCAGTTCCCCTCTTGTTGGCATAGAGTGGTCACTGCTATGCAGCGGGTCAAAACTAAACAGGTCAAAGTTATCACTCTTATTTCTGCCAGAGTGGTGCTTCCTCCTCTCCGGTGGACAAGGAGGGGAGAGGGATAACAATCCCAGGGGAGAAGGGTTTCTCAGAAAGTGCCCTCCTGGCCCTGCTGCTGGCCCTCCACCTGCCATAACATCACCGACTGGACTGTCATCACTGAGGAACACTGAACTCTCCTTGGAGGAGCGACTGCTGCGGATGGTGGTCATACCACTATCAGGGCTTACAAGCTCCCCACCAGCACCAGCTCCTACACCTCCTGTGTCTTCTTCACCATCTGCCATAACTCTACATACAGAGATAAAATAACACTGTCACTGCATTGTGTCATTCTTGCCTAAAgtccataaataaataatattcaaGCTCAGATTTCATGTTGTGATGACTTTCAGTGACACTGGatgaaacaaaatcaaaagGATGCATTGAATTACCTTGCTATTGGCACCACATCTCCGTTGCCTCCCTCAGCTCTCTCTATGTCAGAACCATCCATGTCATTGATACCAGATGATCCCTGGGAGAACTCCACGCTGCCTGCCACTCCCTCTGTGGAGGAGGTCCTGCTGCTGGGGTGGCAGGCTAATACAGAGCTGCGTCGGTCTACAAAGTCCTTGAGGAGGCCCTGTATTTCTTCTACTAGTGGCGGAGGAGCACCAGTAGTTAAGGAGGTGTTTATGGGAATATGGTAGACCTGGAGACTCTCCTTGGCCTCCAATTCACCAGAAAGAGACCAGCTGGAAGACTCTTCCAACTCACAGCAGATCTGAAATGAAAGCCATCGTcctgtaatattttctgtttttctatttttacttttttaaaggtccagtgtgttggatttataGCATCTaacagtgaggattgcagattgtaaccagctgaaacttctcccatgtgccaggTGACAAGGTGATTTAAtctgttaaaaacactgaaaaaagcactttcacattaaaagtcagtgtttttccattgCTGTTTGGCTAATTTctgaggggctgctaactacagtggccaacatgaaaacataaatggccctatctagagccaatgTTTCGTTCTTTCATTCTGGGCTACCGTAGAAACATGTTGGTGCAAAATGGTAGACTCCCTATGTAAGTTTTAAACAGAACGTtttaaggtaaagaaaacacgactattatattccatttctgctaaaatatccccctaaatcctacacactggacctttaaagtagcactttgacattttgggaagtatgcttttttgctttcttgctgagagtgtTTATCAAAGAGGCACTCGTGTTTCACTCTTGACATCTAAGTGGCTGTGTTGGTGGCCTTACATTTTATTTACCTGGTTTAGGAGATCGGTGTTGTTTGAGTAGACAGCCATCTGCTGGCGGGGATGATGAACTGTATTATTGATGGACAGGAGAACCACCAGCCCATCATAGCCGTGGCGATGGCTGAATGATTTCAGCCCGTCAACATAATCATGCCAGTCCTGGGTAAGCAGAgagaaagtaaaaaagaaaaagggggaaGGAATCAAGATCATTAAAGTGTAATTCGAAGTACTTGACAGAtgcaacttttaaaaaatatattattaatgaACTAATTATGTAAAAAACAATCATTACATTTTACCGTAATAGTCTCAAAATGATTATCACACATGTTGGTTACGGCTGTATGGGAAACTTTGTTAGATCCCTGCCTTTTATTGCGCatatgatttgatttttttgtaaaactgaAGTGGTTTCAAGTAAGCCTTCATCTGTAGCAATGAGAGACGAAGCTGTCAAACCGCACAGAGGGGTAGAGAGACACTTTGTGATTTATTGTTTGGAAATTAACTGTTTGCTCTTAAAACAGCCACCATGCACAGATTATGGTAATTCAGTGACACGCACAATGATTGATGGATGGAAAGTTGCATTAATTAATTGTTTTGCTTGTCAAGGGAActtgctttttctttctttctgaaaTGATTAACAACAATGTTATGGCAATCATAATTTGCAACGCAGGGTTACACATGAAGTGTGCAGAGTGATACTTTTGAAAACATATTTGCTTGATTAATCTAGATTTGCTGTACAACTGTTTGTTTTGAGAAGTTGTCAAATTTGTTGTTGTGCTTGTTTAAGTTGAACTTTCATTTTAGTAAAGCTAATAGAGAATTTCTAAGTTTGacattaatgtgtgtgtctggtatTCTTGAAGACAATTTTTGTTGCATGACTTGTCTGATTTTGGCTGACTTTgaagtgtgtttgtattttttttctgtgtgctgtGTCTTACAGTGCATGTGGTCTTCCTCTCTGCttattcctgtgtgtgtgtgtgtgtgtgtgtgtgtgtgtgtgtatttgtatggtGTATGGGTCCACTGAAAGTGATTGATGAGCGCTGCAGGCGCTGTATCTG includes these proteins:
- the LOC125890558 gene encoding uncharacterized protein LOC125890558 isoform X1, which translates into the protein MEEYLRRVQSRLGADDPIHAVLGGPEPDVDTVAATLCIALHLSQKEASGGVCVPVLCRRRCDAELPGETVRYLRRVKICESLLLWRDDVDLVKLHHTGKLSLTLLRDGLLDSSEYHTLESSILRVVHHDGQQETADDGASSAVTTVAGEILQEAAEHIGAALGETLGEALLLQSEALWLKHGRRSAQLEELMRSLEQWSDVTAGQHDEAKRQNLEQLLTLELKEFSDGEMTIALTSMTTDKEDWHDYVDGLKSFSHRHGYDGLVVLLSINNTVHHPRQQMAVYSNNTDLLNQICCELEESSSWSLSGELEAKESLQVYHIPINTSLTTGAPPPLVEEIQGLLKDFVDRRSSVLACHPSSRTSSTEGVAGSVEFSQGSSGINDMDGSDIERAEGGNGDVVPIARVMADGEEDTGGVGAGAGGELVSPDSGMTTIRSSRSSKESSVFLSDDSPVGDVMAGGGPAAGPGGHFLRNPSPLGLLSLSPPCPPERRKHHSGRNKSDNFDLFSFDPLHSSDHSMPTRGELANSDVRGDEGERRAGSSSLSELEELSLLDFSAPNSLGGLDSRNSSIDHHGQIHGNDMSDTVVPPTPVNSVVGSRPPSSCGVRFFPEDVVERINGLQHKDSVSSSLSETWDELGFDTQGALSSGDITDNRTKVSESPLNIVEEVTGKESVDDTTEQESKEEILKSENAHQKGRSLEPQLSLITEQTESYDTWNPDVVLKDHWNPVSLDYLQLTPPEEEVTGKCRAGVIGVKEKTSSLLKKKATLNTLTPDTSKEEDEVVQGKKGDKQIEPLDFWTYTAQKGLLKSDSGTTTSYPESLDMWNMTIRDDSLSPLTTPDNLSGNSGSFCGVNPTVEAGASVESPGGFSDGGMAMWNTTIQEDSSSTITSPEGPENGKNLSHMGSLDAGDSPETNASKQVEGEKSVEEEEGLNKAFSQTPEEVGWRGYEHNVKIVIETAEGKTQDEETGDDETQSFQSSVFQNLPSEHSKDETSFNQGTDMWDLPVPGMVTSTSEYDNVGAGTWSLTSSPDTYASPIVDMIQLEEQSSPFVALTKPIQVDEQADPPGSTEYRAVISDKEQPTNQVFSFEGTSELGHLIGSGVSSVESQYDNKSREGSEGAEWIEQPSVHSPFVLVDCSTVSQTAVSPGEAAETQIQADQSLSPSLVEWDSLVSKKHGLSFTMVQNEDGPAAENQGGPDSETIGNVVGKTTETMSLSSSSGGERDTLKYSPDSLHPGSRDELRSNSDGDSSSGLEMDYIIVSGTVKEAEREWHDRPKRVDRQSKGTRKSMETFSMLSYAATVLQTQAQAAKREHQEEQRRPNQEIRGTDSILGKVTEQSQAHYQASPDNATEHHMVPEILSPSQSDSRPTDYSQTQVEEGNYEDKSSTVARSVSPSLRYPSDHFLKTREEVYVHSQISMEDSDEGGQSPSAPPPCPTSLSDFQVWGGQLARQDAPQTTSEPQSPVLTNSSVSHTSSLVGTPLSESGIPTDRGLGLPFSGDLMEEENDEEEHEEGIDLESTNLPKWALEVQRGREERQQAGTSDLLSFTEELIGGSSFQQTDSQTLEPKRDTFLHNTMDYYNGQPLRTGDHDRWSTEQHIGDHKSSQESYSPVLRRHQDVTSQFSSQPTSENAAYQWTGSENLTQDQTQHGYNYHHIDQRTEHQSAHTACVATKPNSQQNTTDVYAEFTTDTTALQYGSEQAESYYDAGGNAEYRLDDQSPRFTYIAERQYGDDSNSELQCSQYHTDDQGQYESDHGHYQYDGQQFYQSHVQPEREDHARYVPEGYVHFLFSRHSQQGDGAAGMMMKTASSEEAAEDMDNREDPPSSADLSGGSNQRRKLTAPPMNVSLDRSEGSLLSEDALDTEDEALDTGDDLDVNIDELDTPDEADSLEFNRHGEESHLGAAAASSESITGHRAAEESRENRLWRSVVIGEQEHRIDMKCIEPYKRVVSHGGYYAEQNAIIVFAACFLPDSDCDNYNYVMENLFLYVISTLELMVAEDYMIVYLNGATPRRRMPGFTWMKKCYQMIDRRLKKNLKMFIIVHPSWFIRTLLGITRPFISSKFSSKIKYVNSLQELGEIIPMEYVHIPPSIVKYDEERGLHKFACMRLDTELQDAAAKADRKGSSFV